Proteins co-encoded in one Sebastes fasciatus isolate fSebFas1 chromosome 11, fSebFas1.pri, whole genome shotgun sequence genomic window:
- the LOC141777521 gene encoding la-related protein 6-like: MSNPIGGDAQSAQGEEEREGELLCLKIKDQLEDLLSDSHLAKDGFLLKHVQRNKQGYVSLKLLTCSKKIKVLTTKWYMTVAAAMCSELLEVNDECTKVRRIEPLPKWLLSSPTCKFLLAWNISVEETTREDGGLEYPFLLEERILKKFSSHGSVTSVWILHPGKELPKELQCYAKRHKELGQHLCAVVKFDHLGEVRKAYNSLKAEEERSNGEGMRVVPLGFHSMRHVTTNEGDNKDQPEDTPSQENPVETSEDSVQEEPSAPVKVSDETPDISQPQKSLDNSKQRAFEQISISCSSQPFSGWNQRYSIERSQCSGTGDTETSQCPWVLRRKFAASALNPKVAQHVNAPFLMQRVLRQPFGPDGTKGFRSRRKPL; encoded by the exons ATGAGTAATCCGATTGG AGGTGATGCACAATCTGCCCAAGGTGAAGAAGAGCGTGAAGGTGAGTTGCTCTGCTTGAAGATTAAAGACCAGTTGGAGGATTTGCTCTCGGACAGCCACCTGGCAAAGGACGGCTTCCTGCTGAAGCATGTGCAGAGGAACAAGCAGGGCTACGTCAGTCTCAAGCTCCTCACTTGTTCGAAAAAG ATAAAGGTGCTGACCACAAAGTGGTACATGACCGTAGCAGCAGCGATGTGCTCAGAGCTTCTGGAGGTGAACGATGAATGCACCAAAGTGAGGCGGATAGAGCCGCTTCCCAAGTGGCTGCTGTCTTCACCCACCTGCAAGTTCCTCCTCGCCTGGAACATTTCTGTGGAGGAAACAACTAGAGAAGACGGAGGCCTGGAGTACCCTTTCCTCTTAGAGGAGAGGATCCTCAAAAAGTTCAGCTCTCATGGCAGCGTTACCTCAGTCTGGATCCTGCATCCTGGCAAAGAGCTTCCCAAGGAGCTGCAGTGCTACGCCAAGCGTCACAAAGAGCTCGGCCAACATTTGTGCGCAGTGGTGAAGTTCGATCATTTGGGGGAAGTTCGTAAGGCCTACAACTCCCTGAAAGCGGAAGAGGAGCGGTCTAACGGTGAGGGCATGCGTGTGGTACCTTTGGGATTCCACTCGATGCGCCACGTCACCACGAATGAGGGAGACAACAAAGACCAACCTGAGGACACACCTTCCCAGGAAAATCCAGTTGAAACCTCAGAGGATTCAGTCCAGGAGGAACCCTCTGCACCAGTTAAAGTTTCTGACGAGACTCCAGACATATCTCAACCCCAGAAGTCCTTGGATAACTCTAAGCAAAGAGCCTTTGAGCAGATCTCCATCAGCTGTAGCAGCCAGCCCTTCTCCGGTTGGAATCAGAGGTACAGTATAGAGAGGAGCCAGTGCTCTGGAACCGGTGATACGGAGACTTCTCAGTGCCCCTGGGTGCTGAGGCGCAAATTTGCAGCCAGCGCATTAAACCCCAAGGTGGCTCAGCACGTGAACGCGCCCTTCTTGATGCAAAGAGTGCTGCGTCAGCCCTTCGGCCCTGACGGCACCAAGGGCTTTCGGAGCAGAAGGAAGCCGCTGTAG